The following proteins come from a genomic window of Candidatus Dormiibacterota bacterium:
- a CDS encoding FAD-dependent oxidoreductase — MPNYTYLIVGGGMTADAAIHGIREIDRGGSIGVIGAESHPPYNRPPLSKGLWKKQPLDSIWRKSDTLGLTFHLGLRVQHLDPANKRVTDDQGNVYTFDKLLLATGATPRRLAFGAEQIIYYRTLDDYQRLRALTERGRKFAVIGGGFIGSEVAAALAMNRREVVLAFPQEGIGSRVFPSELSRFLNDFYRQKGVEVLTGTSVTGMETRRDKSILTLRDSRAGNGQEISVDGVVAGIGVQANVDLAQAAGLKVENGIRVDASLRTSHPDIYAAGDVAGFHNPVLDVWMRVEHEDNANTMGGAAGRAMAGETVAYDHLPSFYSDLFEMGYEAVGEVDSRLETVADWKEPCREGVIYYLRNGRVRGVLLWNVWEQVDAARRLLAEPGPFKASDLKGRLPA, encoded by the coding sequence ATGCCGAACTACACCTACTTGATCGTTGGAGGCGGAATGACCGCCGATGCGGCGATTCATGGGATCCGCGAGATCGATCGCGGTGGATCCATCGGCGTCATCGGGGCGGAGTCGCACCCCCCCTACAACCGTCCGCCGCTTTCCAAGGGGCTCTGGAAGAAGCAGCCGCTGGACAGCATCTGGCGCAAGAGCGACACGCTGGGATTGACTTTCCATCTGGGACTGAGGGTCCAGCATCTCGACCCGGCGAACAAGCGGGTCACCGATGATCAGGGGAACGTGTACACGTTCGACAAGCTGCTCCTGGCCACGGGCGCCACCCCCCGCCGTCTGGCGTTCGGGGCCGAGCAGATCATTTACTATCGCACGCTGGACGATTACCAGCGTCTGCGGGCGCTGACGGAACGAGGGCGGAAGTTCGCGGTCATCGGCGGCGGATTCATCGGTTCCGAGGTCGCCGCCGCGCTGGCGATGAATAGGAGGGAGGTGGTCCTGGCGTTCCCCCAGGAAGGGATCGGCAGCCGTGTGTTTCCGTCCGAGCTCTCCAGGTTCTTGAACGACTTCTACCGCCAGAAGGGAGTCGAGGTTCTGACCGGAACGTCGGTGACCGGCATGGAAACGCGCCGGGACAAGTCGATCCTGACCCTTCGCGACTCTCGGGCCGGAAACGGACAGGAGATCAGCGTCGATGGGGTGGTGGCCGGGATCGGCGTTCAGGCGAACGTCGATCTGGCCCAGGCGGCCGGCCTCAAAGTGGAGAACGGCATCCGGGTGGATGCATCCCTGCGAACCAGCCATCCGGACATCTACGCCGCGGGGGACGTTGCCGGCTTTCATAATCCCGTCCTGGACGTGTGGATGCGTGTCGAGCACGAGGACAACGCCAACACGATGGGGGGCGCGGCGGGTCGCGCCATGGCGGGCGAAACAGTCGCTTACGACCATCTCCCGTCGTTCTATTCGGACCTTTTCGAGATGGGATATGAAGCCGTCGGTGAAGTCGACTCGCGTCTGGAGACCGTCGCGGACTGGAAGGAGCCGTGTCGTGAAGGTGTGATCTATTACCTGCGAAACGGCCGCGTGAGGGGCGTCCTGTTGTGGAACGTCTGGGAGCAGGTCGACGCGGCGCGACGGCTCCTCGCCGAGCCCGGTCCGTTCAAGGCCTCGGATCTCAAGGGGCGGCTGCCGGCGTGA
- a CDS encoding DUF6600 domain-containing protein, with the protein MGISFDFFYSDLSPHGRWLVSGSYGRVWQPADYRAGWNPYSDGHWVYTDVGWTWLSDYEWGAVPYHYGTWVLDMDVGWVWVPGYVWAPAWVVFRTGPDYIGWAPVPVGYSVGGSIGSASYSPDLFLFVASRDFLAPRVGAYAVPAARTRVIINNTRIENTIRVENNVVVNTGPDVRLVQRASGRTIEAESIERVPRVGPARHMSRDDLRVDAVKSGTGLRAAEPISERQSRAIIEGRGRDESRAPRAGERTPRPETRPPRDEGDRIKDRSGAQADDGVKADDKARADAKARDDAKAKADAKADARRKGNPKKKEKPKPTPADDKPPSR; encoded by the coding sequence GTGGGGATCTCGTTCGACTTCTTCTACTCGGATCTGAGCCCGCACGGTCGCTGGCTCGTCTCCGGAAGCTACGGACGGGTCTGGCAGCCTGCCGACTACAGGGCCGGATGGAACCCCTACTCCGACGGTCACTGGGTCTACACCGACGTCGGCTGGACCTGGCTGTCGGATTATGAGTGGGGCGCGGTTCCGTATCACTACGGGACCTGGGTCCTCGACATGGACGTCGGCTGGGTGTGGGTGCCGGGGTACGTGTGGGCGCCTGCCTGGGTCGTCTTCCGCACCGGCCCTGATTACATCGGCTGGGCGCCGGTGCCGGTCGGGTACTCCGTGGGCGGGTCCATCGGCTCCGCCTCCTACAGTCCCGATCTCTTTCTGTTCGTGGCCAGCCGCGACTTTCTCGCGCCGCGCGTCGGCGCCTATGCCGTCCCGGCTGCCAGGACGCGCGTGATCATCAACAACACGAGGATCGAGAACACCATTCGCGTCGAGAACAACGTGGTCGTCAACACGGGTCCCGACGTGCGCCTGGTGCAGAGGGCCAGCGGGCGGACGATCGAAGCCGAGTCGATCGAGCGCGTTCCGAGAGTGGGCCCGGCGCGACACATGAGCCGCGACGATCTGCGCGTGGATGCAGTCAAGAGCGGGACCGGCCTGCGCGCCGCCGAGCCGATTTCCGAGAGGCAGTCCAGGGCCATCATCGAAGGGCGCGGCCGGGACGAGTCCCGTGCCCCGAGGGCCGGGGAGAGGACGCCCCGCCCGGAGACGCGTCCTCCTCGGGACGAGGGGGACAGGATCAAGGACAGGAGCGGCGCCCAGGCCGACGACGGGGTGAAGGCCGACGACAAGGCACGGGCCGATGCCAAGGCGAGGGACGATGCCAAGGCGAAGGCGGATGCGAAGGCCGACGCCAGGCGGAAGGGGAATCCGAAGAAGAAGGAGAAGCCGAAGCCGACTCCGGCCGATGACAAGCCACCCAGTCGATAA
- a CDS encoding radical SAM protein, giving the protein MNILLLSMPDSFEHMPAVGIRMPNGALTSLAGNVDPHHRVAVADLILAQDRVRRTVSRLVGDLKPDLVGLSIMTFQRRTATRVMELVRSLRPEARFAVGGYDPSLAPEAYEAPSPGRADFIVRGEGEMTFRDLVRAMETGGGYGNIAGLTYRDGDTVRRNPDRPVGRLRGGDLRLPKRSARVLRGYTLLGRPVDVVETSRGCTFDCSFCSIIAMRGRNFHTFEIERVLEDIRDARAHGARAVFLVDDNLTLDVRRFEALCRAIIDAKLNTLHYLVQAMTSSIANHGETLAPLMRRAGFRYVFLGIENVLEDDLEFLRASSKNRERRDGRTVGNASVAAIDHLHRNKMYVVGGLIVGNPGDTRESIEANLEFARRHVDWPYIQHPTPYPGTPMTADFRDRGLIISERLEEYDGTTAVVRSEHLTAEEIEFQRWRAERWMKVRHIPAVLRQSPLFLLRHWHGMLSHTYRGRTLRTMLGLEEERAAFERYRAIRRAERDYLDEGEVANAGGRSVPAGPLPADRPVRALLVAGLTATTVICGVAQGRADDTPQLDAAFRLMYELRFDEARKEIAVYRRARPDEPLGVAAEAASHLFEEFDHEGVLTSEFFLDDDRLLGGIQGAPDPARRAAFLAANGSARDMALKRLKTHPDDPDGLFVLTLTDGMEGDFQALIEKRQLSALSLIRRAEKEATRLLAVRADAQDAYVALGAANYIIGCLPVYKRFLLWFGGVHGDRDRGMEQLQTAAERGRYLRPMAKALLALASEREGRLDRARALFEELAREFPANPVFARELARARKDGH; this is encoded by the coding sequence ATGAACATTCTTCTTCTTTCCATGCCGGACTCCTTCGAGCACATGCCGGCGGTCGGGATCCGGATGCCGAACGGCGCGCTCACCTCCCTGGCCGGGAACGTCGATCCCCATCACAGGGTGGCGGTCGCCGACCTGATCCTGGCCCAGGACCGGGTCCGTCGCACCGTGTCCCGGCTCGTCGGCGACCTGAAACCGGACCTCGTCGGCCTCTCGATCATGACCTTCCAGCGCCGGACCGCGACGCGGGTCATGGAGCTCGTCCGTTCCTTGCGCCCCGAGGCGCGCTTCGCGGTCGGAGGTTACGATCCGAGCCTGGCGCCGGAGGCCTACGAGGCGCCCTCACCGGGTCGCGCCGACTTCATCGTGCGCGGCGAAGGGGAGATGACCTTCCGGGACCTCGTTCGGGCGATGGAGACGGGCGGAGGGTACGGGAACATCGCCGGGCTGACCTATCGCGACGGCGACACCGTTCGCCGCAATCCCGACAGACCCGTCGGCCGCCTGCGCGGTGGTGATCTGCGGCTTCCGAAGCGGAGCGCGCGCGTGCTCCGAGGCTACACGCTGCTGGGCCGGCCGGTCGATGTCGTCGAGACCTCGCGCGGCTGCACGTTCGATTGCAGCTTTTGCTCGATCATCGCGATGCGCGGCCGGAATTTCCACACCTTCGAGATCGAACGGGTCCTCGAGGACATCCGCGACGCCCGGGCGCACGGGGCGCGGGCCGTCTTCCTCGTCGACGACAATCTCACCCTCGATGTCCGGCGTTTCGAGGCTCTCTGCCGCGCCATCATCGATGCGAAGCTGAACACGCTGCACTACCTCGTGCAGGCGATGACCTCGTCCATCGCGAACCATGGCGAGACGCTGGCCCCGTTGATGCGCCGGGCGGGCTTTCGCTACGTCTTCCTCGGCATCGAAAATGTCCTGGAGGACGACCTGGAGTTCCTGCGTGCCTCGTCCAAGAACCGGGAGCGGAGGGACGGACGGACCGTCGGAAACGCATCTGTCGCCGCGATCGATCATCTGCATCGCAACAAGATGTACGTCGTCGGCGGCCTGATCGTCGGGAACCCGGGGGACACGCGTGAATCGATCGAAGCGAATCTCGAGTTCGCGCGCCGCCACGTCGACTGGCCCTACATCCAGCACCCGACGCCGTACCCCGGAACCCCGATGACCGCGGACTTCCGCGACCGCGGGCTGATCATCAGCGAGCGCCTCGAGGAATACGACGGGACCACGGCGGTCGTGCGCAGCGAGCACCTGACGGCCGAGGAGATCGAATTCCAGCGCTGGCGCGCGGAGCGCTGGATGAAGGTCCGGCACATCCCCGCCGTGCTGCGGCAGAGCCCGCTCTTCCTCCTGCGCCACTGGCACGGGATGCTGAGTCACACGTACCGGGGGCGCACGCTGAGGACGATGCTGGGTCTCGAAGAGGAACGGGCCGCATTCGAGCGTTACAGGGCGATCCGGCGGGCCGAGCGCGACTACCTCGACGAAGGGGAGGTCGCGAACGCCGGCGGGAGGTCCGTCCCCGCGGGCCCCCTCCCGGCTGATCGTCCCGTGCGAGCTCTCCTGGTCGCGGGCCTGACGGCAACGACCGTCATCTGCGGCGTGGCGCAGGGGCGGGCGGACGACACGCCGCAGCTCGACGCCGCCTTCCGCCTCATGTACGAGCTTCGGTTCGATGAGGCCCGCAAGGAGATCGCTGTTTACCGGCGCGCGCGCCCGGACGAGCCTCTCGGCGTCGCCGCCGAGGCGGCGAGCCATCTCTTCGAGGAGTTCGACCACGAGGGCGTCCTGACCTCCGAGTTCTTCCTCGACGACGACAGACTGCTGGGCGGTATCCAGGGGGCACCCGACCCCGCGCGGCGCGCGGCCTTTCTGGCCGCCAATGGGAGCGCCAGGGATATGGCGCTGAAGCGGCTGAAGACACATCCCGACGACCCGGATGGTCTCTTCGTCCTCACTCTAACCGACGGCATGGAGGGAGACTTCCAGGCCCTGATCGAGAAGCGCCAGCTCTCGGCCCTTTCCTTGATCCGTCGTGCGGAGAAGGAAGCCACGCGGCTCCTCGCCGTGCGGGCCGACGCCCAGGACGCCTATGTGGCGCTCGGCGCCGCGAACTACATCATCGGCTGCCTGCCTGTCTACAAGCGATTCCTGCTGTGGTTCGGAGGCGTGCACGGGGATCGCGACCGTGGCATGGAGCAGCTTCAGACGGCCGCGGAGCGGGGCCGCTACCTGCGGCCCATGGCGAAGGCGCTGCTCGCCCTCGCCTCCGAGCGCGAGGGCCGGCTCGACCGCGCCCGCGCGCTCTTCGAGGAGCTCGCTCGTGAGTTCCCGGCAAACCCGGTCTTCGCGCGCGAGCTGGCGCGGGCGCGGAAAGACGGCCACTAG
- a CDS encoding GIY-YIG nuclease family protein produces MPRWHVYLVRCRDGALYTGITTDVSRRVAQHRQNGGKGAKYLRGKGPLRLVFKMAIGGHGLALRVEGRIKRLPRRQKERLIEQDNMIKRVVRQAGKVG; encoded by the coding sequence ATGCCTCGATGGCACGTCTATCTGGTGCGGTGCAGAGACGGGGCCCTTTACACCGGTATCACGACGGACGTATCTCGACGGGTTGCGCAGCATCGACAGAACGGGGGCAAGGGCGCAAAATACCTTCGAGGCAAGGGCCCGCTGCGGCTGGTCTTCAAGATGGCGATCGGAGGTCATGGCCTTGCCCTCAGGGTCGAAGGCCGAATCAAGAGGCTCCCGCGGCGGCAGAAGGAAAGACTCATCGAGCAGGACAACATGATCAAGCGCGTGGTGAGACAGGCCGGGAAGGTCGGATGA
- a CDS encoding anti-sigma factor — translation MTCQEARSLLHAFLDDELDLTHSLDVQRHLDTCPACAREHSAQRALRTALRDEALYFRPPEGFTTRAQAALRASAEPVGAAARAGPPSGFSWTRWLWLPAGALAGVLAVLVAPRQSADDLLAQEVVASHIRSLMPGHLADVPSSDQHTVKPWFNGRLDFSPPVKDLADEGFPLTGGRLDYLGGRPIAALVYERRQHIINLMVWPASRDMDRPLTVATRQGYHLLHWTQGGMNYWAVSDLKEDELKQFVRLVSP, via the coding sequence ATGACCTGCCAGGAGGCCCGATCCCTGCTGCACGCCTTCCTCGACGACGAGCTGGATCTCACGCACAGCCTGGATGTGCAGCGTCATCTCGACACGTGCCCCGCCTGTGCCCGGGAGCATTCCGCGCAGCGGGCGTTGCGCACGGCACTCCGCGACGAGGCGCTTTATTTCAGGCCGCCCGAAGGGTTCACGACCCGCGCCCAGGCGGCCCTGCGCGCGTCCGCGGAGCCCGTCGGCGCGGCCGCTCGGGCGGGTCCTCCGAGCGGCTTCTCGTGGACACGGTGGCTCTGGCTGCCCGCGGGGGCGCTGGCCGGCGTCCTGGCGGTGCTGGTCGCGCCGCGGCAATCCGCGGATGATCTCCTGGCGCAGGAGGTGGTCGCCAGCCATATCCGCTCGCTCATGCCGGGCCACCTGGCCGATGTGCCGTCGTCCGACCAGCACACGGTCAAGCCGTGGTTCAACGGCAGACTCGATTTCTCGCCGCCCGTGAAGGATCTGGCCGATGAAGGCTTTCCCCTCACGGGCGGACGGCTCGATTACCTGGGAGGCCGGCCGATCGCGGCCCTCGTCTACGAGCGTCGACAGCACATCATCAACCTCATGGTCTGGCCCGCGTCACGCGACATGGATCGCCCCCTGACCGTCGCGACGCGTCAGGGGTACCACCTGCTCCACTGGACCCAGGGCGGGATGAACTACTGGGCCGTCTCCGATCTCAAAGAAGACGAGCTGAAACAGTTCGTCAGACTCGTCTCGCCGTAG
- a CDS encoding sigma-70 family RNA polymerase sigma factor, producing MAPRALDERAVARFEESVLPQLGAAYNLARWLTRNEHDAQDLVQEALLRAFKAFHGFRGTDPRAWLLAIVRNACYTWLRRGRAHEVTTPFDEEVHTPDGDVLNPERLVLKEADTTRVRQALEELPVEFREVLVLREIEGLSYKEIATIADIPVGTVMSRLARARGRLQIGLAGPPGGGVAR from the coding sequence ATGGCACCTCGAGCGCTGGATGAGCGCGCCGTCGCCCGTTTCGAAGAGTCGGTGCTGCCTCAGCTGGGCGCTGCCTACAACCTGGCCCGCTGGCTGACGCGCAACGAGCACGACGCGCAGGACCTCGTGCAGGAGGCGCTCCTGAGAGCCTTCAAGGCGTTCCACGGATTCCGCGGCACGGACCCGCGCGCGTGGCTTCTCGCGATCGTGCGCAACGCCTGTTACACCTGGCTGCGCCGCGGCCGCGCGCACGAGGTCACCACGCCCTTCGACGAAGAGGTCCACACGCCGGACGGGGACGTGCTGAACCCCGAGAGGCTCGTGCTGAAGGAAGCGGACACGACGCGGGTGCGACAGGCGCTCGAGGAGCTGCCGGTGGAGTTCCGCGAGGTGCTCGTGCTGCGGGAGATCGAGGGGCTTTCCTACAAGGAGATCGCCACCATCGCCGACATCCCGGTCGGAACGGTCATGTCGCGGCTGGCCCGCGCGCGCGGCCGCCTGCAGATCGGGCTCGCAGGTCCGCCGGGCGGGGGGGTCGCAAGATGA
- a CDS encoding metallophosphoesterase → MDRRSFLKIAGTSLGIGALYSVAPLLGADGEGSEIARMLWKKHGERLKPFSFVQLSDTHVGFNGPPDPLGTQAYERAVDMINGLRHRPDFVLVTGDLTHDSEKPGEHADRMKRFQEISSRLRVDAVRCVPGEHDAGLDGGALFRDVFGPTFYSFDHRGVHFIGLDNVSRAKPEVGPEQLAWLKKDLARFPTTAPIVVFTHRPLFDLKPEWEWFTSDGDEVMNALASYENVTVLYGHIHRQHEHAAGGVRHYAARSLIWAFPDPATTADKKPLPFDKEEPFKNLGLRLVQEPGTRGAVPDPPTIDDVELTMREYSGTVGINQFLKEGAAR, encoded by the coding sequence GTGGATCGACGATCGTTCCTGAAGATCGCGGGGACTTCCCTGGGGATCGGCGCGCTCTACAGCGTGGCGCCGCTCCTCGGGGCCGACGGAGAGGGCTCCGAGATCGCGAGGATGCTGTGGAAGAAGCACGGAGAAAGGCTCAAGCCGTTCTCCTTCGTCCAGCTCAGCGACACGCATGTCGGGTTCAACGGACCGCCGGACCCGCTCGGAACGCAAGCCTACGAGCGGGCGGTGGACATGATCAACGGCCTGCGCCACCGGCCCGACTTCGTCCTCGTGACCGGCGACCTGACGCACGACAGCGAGAAGCCGGGGGAGCACGCGGACCGGATGAAGAGGTTCCAGGAGATCTCCAGCCGCCTCCGTGTGGATGCTGTCCGATGCGTCCCCGGGGAGCATGATGCCGGGCTCGACGGCGGAGCGCTCTTCCGGGACGTCTTCGGCCCGACCTTCTACTCCTTCGACCACCGCGGCGTTCACTTCATCGGCCTCGACAACGTGTCGCGCGCCAAGCCGGAGGTGGGTCCCGAGCAGCTGGCGTGGCTGAAGAAGGACCTGGCCCGGTTCCCCACGACCGCCCCGATCGTCGTGTTCACCCACAGACCGCTGTTCGATCTGAAGCCGGAGTGGGAGTGGTTCACGAGCGATGGCGACGAGGTCATGAACGCGCTGGCGTCGTACGAGAACGTGACGGTGCTCTACGGCCACATCCACCGGCAGCACGAGCATGCCGCCGGCGGCGTCCGGCACTACGCGGCCCGCTCTCTCATCTGGGCCTTTCCCGACCCGGCGACGACGGCGGACAAGAAGCCGCTGCCGTTCGACAAGGAGGAGCCGTTCAAGAACCTCGGACTTCGTCTCGTCCAGGAGCCGGGGACGCGCGGTGCCGTGCCCGACCCCCCGACGATCGACGATGTCGAGCTCACGATGCGCGAGTACTCGGGCACCGTGGGCATCAACCAGTTCCTCAAGGAAGGAGCCGCACGATGA
- a CDS encoding cupredoxin domain-containing protein, whose product MRTGQDCGRKVLLAIALTAAGLTFASPFHARAEEAPGPRVVAITARRFEFVPKEITLKQGEAVTLRLTSEDVTHGFFMKALGIDAVIEPGQPTDVTITPQTTGSFTTICDHFCGEGHGNMHMTIVVQ is encoded by the coding sequence ATGAGAACCGGACAGGATTGCGGAAGGAAAGTGTTGCTTGCGATCGCGCTGACGGCGGCGGGGCTGACCTTCGCCTCGCCATTCCATGCGCGCGCCGAGGAGGCCCCCGGGCCGCGCGTCGTGGCCATCACGGCCAGACGCTTCGAGTTCGTCCCGAAGGAGATCACCTTGAAGCAGGGGGAAGCGGTGACGCTCCGCCTGACCAGCGAGGACGTGACGCACGGTTTCTTCATGAAGGCGCTCGGGATCGACGCCGTGATCGAGCCCGGCCAGCCCACCGACGTGACGATCACACCGCAGACGACGGGCAGCTTCACGACGATCTGCGATCACTTCTGCGGCGAGGGGCACGGCAACATGCACATGACGATCGTGGTCCAATGA
- a CDS encoding cytochrome c, translating to MSRLERVRHPGGVLRRITPGLLLFLTACQATPPGRFERTLAAEVKRSITIGGRGDRNPLPSNESTVAKGLDLFSRHCIACHGLDGQNTGVPFADRMSPPVPLLVSHDIQAYADGQLKSIIEHGIFPSGMPAWKGILDDDEMWAIVHYLRHLPPKGSLGVPTFYEGIRSNAETTPSPQAAGASR from the coding sequence ATGAGCCGGCTGGAGAGGGTACGCCATCCGGGTGGGGTTCTCAGACGCATCACTCCGGGCCTGCTTCTGTTCCTCACGGCCTGCCAGGCCACGCCGCCCGGCCGCTTCGAGAGGACTCTCGCCGCCGAAGTGAAGCGGAGCATCACGATCGGCGGCCGCGGCGACAGGAACCCGCTTCCCTCGAACGAGTCGACCGTCGCGAAGGGGCTCGATCTCTTCTCGAGGCACTGCATCGCCTGTCATGGTCTCGACGGCCAGAACACCGGGGTGCCGTTCGCCGACAGGATGTCTCCGCCCGTCCCGTTGCTGGTCTCGCACGACATCCAGGCGTACGCGGACGGCCAGCTCAAATCGATCATCGAGCACGGCATCTTTCCATCCGGCATGCCGGCGTGGAAGGGAATCCTGGACGACGACGAGATGTGGGCGATCGTCCACTACCTCCGGCATCTCCCTCCCAAGGGAAGTCTGGGAGTGCCGACGTTCTACGAGGGCATCCGCTCAAACGCAGAAACAACTCCCTCCCCGCAAGCGGCGGGGGCATCGAGGTGA
- the tatA gene encoding twin-arginine translocase TatA/TatE family subunit, whose protein sequence is MGSIGLPELLLIFFIVLLIFGGKRLPEMARGLGTGIRDFKRALHENTEGK, encoded by the coding sequence ATGGGATCGATAGGCCTTCCAGAGCTGCTCCTGATCTTCTTCATCGTCCTGCTCATCTTCGGAGGCAAGAGGCTGCCCGAGATGGCGCGCGGGCTCGGGACGGGCATCCGTGACTTCAAGCGCGCCCTGCACGAGAACACAGAAGGAAAGTGA
- the pbpG gene encoding D-alanyl-D-alanine endopeptidase, giving the protein MTAVAVVIGSMMAAGTDRAAGAPAGRGSRAANGASGATSVRTRRGGPDLKSNVALVIDAAQGETLYAKHSDQVAPIASITKLMTAMVVLDAQSPMDEVIEIERADVDTRKHTRSRLPVGARLGRGELLWVALMASENRAAFALARTYPGGAGACLEAMNSKAQELGMLRTRFTDPAGLSGENVSSAEDLSLMVLAATRYPTIREATTSSFHSVTLSNGRVLEFRNSDGLVNNKTWNIGLSKTGYINEAGRCLVLQAEIAARQTVIVLLDSWGKYTRLGDANRIRKWMEATRTRRAQSPS; this is encoded by the coding sequence GTGACGGCGGTGGCGGTCGTGATCGGCTCGATGATGGCCGCGGGCACCGATCGAGCCGCGGGGGCGCCGGCCGGCCGCGGCTCACGCGCGGCCAACGGCGCGAGCGGGGCGACTTCCGTGCGAACCCGGCGCGGCGGCCCGGACCTGAAGTCGAACGTGGCGCTGGTGATCGACGCGGCGCAGGGCGAGACGCTGTACGCGAAGCACTCCGACCAGGTGGCCCCCATCGCTTCGATCACCAAGCTGATGACCGCCATGGTCGTGCTGGACGCGCAGTCCCCAATGGACGAGGTGATTGAAATCGAGCGCGCCGACGTGGACACCCGCAAGCACACCCGCTCCAGGCTGCCTGTGGGCGCGCGCCTCGGGCGCGGCGAGCTGCTCTGGGTGGCCTTGATGGCGTCGGAGAACCGGGCGGCCTTCGCCCTGGCCCGGACCTATCCGGGGGGGGCCGGAGCGTGCCTCGAAGCCATGAACAGCAAGGCGCAGGAGCTGGGGATGCTTCGGACCCGCTTCACGGACCCGGCCGGGCTCTCCGGCGAAAACGTGTCCAGCGCCGAGGACCTTTCCCTGATGGTTCTGGCGGCCACGCGGTATCCGACGATTCGCGAGGCCACCACGTCATCGTTCCACTCGGTGACGCTCTCCAACGGCCGGGTCCTGGAATTCCGCAACTCCGATGGGTTGGTGAACAACAAGACCTGGAACATCGGGCTCTCGAAGACCGGCTACATCAACGAGGCCGGTCGGTGTCTGGTGCTGCAGGCCGAGATCGCTGCGCGGCAGACCGTCATCGTGCTCCTCGATTCCTGGGGCAAGTACACGCGTCTTGGCGACGCCAACCGGATCCGCAAGTGGATGGAGGCCACCCGCACGCGGCGAGCGCAATCCCCGTCCTGA